The Thermoanaerobaculia bacterium region GAGCGGACTTGCCGGACTTCAGGGAATCCACCGCCGCCGAGGGGCGATTCTGCGTCCACTCCTGGATCTGGATCGGTCCGTTCTGGAGGCGTTCGTCGCGGCCAAGGGAATCGTCCCGCTCGCCGATCCCACCAATCTCGACCTCGCGATCGAACGCAATCGCATTCGCCATCGGCTCTGGCCGCACCTCGAGCGGGAGGAGCCCGGCCTGGGTTCGGCCCTGGCCGCCGTGGCCCAGGCGGCGGAGCGAGCCCGGAAAACCCTTGACGGCCGTCTCAGAAGGCTGCTGGTAAGGGAACATGACGATGCCCATCCCTGCCTCGAGGTCGGAGCCCTTCCTCCTTCAACGGCAGGAGAGCCCGAATTGGCCTCCGCGCTCGCTGCCGCGTCTGGAGCTGCAGCGCGAGCTCGCACCGCTCTCGGCCAGTGTTTCGAGAAGCTGCTGGCAAAGGAAGGCCGGGGCCTGCAGCCGCGCCTCGAGATCGCTGCGATTCTTCCTTTACCGGAGCCTTTGCCTTTTTTCGCCCTGGGCCTCCTCGAGCGTCTGGAAGGCCGGGAGAGGCCGGGGTCGACGCGGTCGAAACGCGAGCTGCTCCGCCAACTCTCCGCGGAGGTCCGGGTGCCAGGAGGGCTGGCCGGCGGGCGGTTCGCCGGCACGCCGAGGCTCGCGCTGGCGGCTGGGGACGGTCTCTTTTGGCAGGCATCCGGCGGCTTTTTGTGGCTCGCTCCCCTGCCCGCCGCCGTACCGGCCTTTTCATATATTCTGGAGCTGCCGGGAGAGGTGGAAATTCCGGAGCTGCACGGTCGTATCCGGCTCTCCCGAGAGCCTCTGGCACCCTGGATGCGCATCGGCGAGCGCCGGCGCGCGGCTATTGCCATCCCTTCCCGAAGCCCGGGAGCGGACCCGGTTCGGGTGGAGATTCGCAACCGCCGGCCCGGGGACCGCATCCGGTCCCTGGGAGCGCCTGGAATGCGGCGGCTGAAGGAACTGTTGATCGATCACAAGGTGCCGTCCGTGGAGCGGGACAGGATTCCCCTTCTCCTCATCGACGGCGCCATCGCCTGGGTACCGGGTATCACCGTTGCAGACCGGTTCCGGTTGCAGGACGAAAGTGACGCCTGGGTCGTCGAGTGGATCGACAACCCGAAGCGGGACTTTCGACGTATGACTATCGAAGCAGGTCCGGCCGACGGCCGGGAGGAGTCTCGAACTTGAGTGGAACCTTGCGCACGCTGCTGCTCTGGATGGTCATCTTCGTGGTGGTCATCCTGCTCTGGAACACCTTCCAGGTCGGCAAGACGACCCAGCAGGATCTCACCTACAGTGAGTTCAACGAGCAGCTCAACAAGGGCCAGATCGCCAAGATCACCCTGCGCGACCAGTCGATCACGGGCGTCTTCAAGGAGGGCGGAACGAACGCCAAGGACGCCGAGTTCAAGGTCGAGCTGCCGTTCCGGCCGGACGCCGAGTTCACCGACAAGCTGATCGCCGCCAAGGTCGAGGTTCTGGCCGAGCTGCCGAAAGAGAACACGCTGCTCACGATCCTCGTCGGCTGGGCGCCGGTTCTGCTGCTCGTCGGCCTGTG contains the following coding sequences:
- the tilS gene encoding tRNA lysidine(34) synthetase TilS; protein product: ERAAGAAAIAAELGLPFTSERHPVPEPAQRREGSEAAARRVRYAALEVFRERIGADRILTAHHRNDQIETLLLRIAAGSGLAGLQGIHRRRGAILRPLLDLDRSVLEAFVAAKGIVPLADPTNLDLAIERNRIRHRLWPHLEREEPGLGSALAAVAQAAERARKTLDGRLRRLLVREHDDAHPCLEVGALPPSTAGEPELASALAAASGAAARARTALGQCFEKLLAKEGRGLQPRLEIAAILPLPEPLPFFALGLLERLEGRERPGSTRSKRELLRQLSAEVRVPGGLAGGRFAGTPRLALAAGDGLFWQASGGFLWLAPLPAAVPAFSYILELPGEVEIPELHGRIRLSREPLAPWMRIGERRRAAIAIPSRSPGADPVRVEIRNRRPGDRIRSLGAPGMRRLKELLIDHKVPSVERDRIPLLLIDGAIAWVPGITVADRFRLQDESDAWVVEWIDNPKRDFRRMTIEAGPADGREESRT